A window of Mangifera indica cultivar Alphonso chromosome 11, CATAS_Mindica_2.1, whole genome shotgun sequence contains these coding sequences:
- the LOC123228869 gene encoding gamma-glutamylcyclotransferase 2-3 isoform X1: MAMWVFGYGSLIWKVGFNYDDRVVGFIKGYRRVFYQGSTDHRGTPENPGRTVTLEPADGEICWGAAYKISKEEDKENAINHLEVREKQYDQKAYVDFFTDPTATTPAVSGVMLYIASADKNTNQNYLGPASIEDIAKQIVQAEGPSGPNRDYLFQLEKALLEFGCKDEHVINIANEVRRIVSELEQLSTQSKS, from the exons ATGGCGATGTGGGTATTTGGGTACGGGTCTCTGATATGGAAAGTTGGGTTTAACTATGATGATCGTGTTGTTGGTTTCATTAAAGGATATCGCCGTGTCTTCTACCAAG GCAGTACTGACCACAGAGGAACTCCTGAGAATCCTGGAAGAACGGTCACTTTGGAACCTGCTGACGGTGAAATCTGT TGGGGAGCTGCATACAAGATCTCCAAGGAAGAGGACAAAGAAAATGCTATAAAT CATTTAGAAGTGCGGGAGAAACAGTATGACCAGAAAGCTTACGTTGATTTCTTCACA gACCCTACAGCCACAACTCCTGCAGTCTCTGGAGTAATGCT ATACATTGCATCTGCAGACAAGAATACTAACCAAAACTATTTGGGGCCTGCATCTATTGAAGATATTGCTAA ACAAATTGTGCAAGCTGAAGGCCCATCAGGACCTAACAGAGACTACCTTTTCCAACTTGAAAAGGCTCTTCTTGAGTTTG GATGCAAAGACGAGCACGTAATTAATATTGCAAATGAAGTCAGACGCATTGTTTCAGAGTTGGAGCAGCTTTCTACCCAATCTAAATCCTAA
- the LOC123228869 gene encoding gamma-glutamylcyclotransferase 2-3 isoform X2, with translation MAMWVFGYGSLIWKVGFNYDDRVVGFIKGYRRVFYQGSTDHRGTPENPGRTVTLEPADGEICWGAAYKISKEEDKENAINHLEVREKQYDQKAYVDFFTDPTATTPAVSGVMLQIVQAEGPSGPNRDYLFQLEKALLEFGCKDEHVINIANEVRRIVSELEQLSTQSKS, from the exons ATGGCGATGTGGGTATTTGGGTACGGGTCTCTGATATGGAAAGTTGGGTTTAACTATGATGATCGTGTTGTTGGTTTCATTAAAGGATATCGCCGTGTCTTCTACCAAG GCAGTACTGACCACAGAGGAACTCCTGAGAATCCTGGAAGAACGGTCACTTTGGAACCTGCTGACGGTGAAATCTGT TGGGGAGCTGCATACAAGATCTCCAAGGAAGAGGACAAAGAAAATGCTATAAAT CATTTAGAAGTGCGGGAGAAACAGTATGACCAGAAAGCTTACGTTGATTTCTTCACA gACCCTACAGCCACAACTCCTGCAGTCTCTGGAGTAATGCT ACAAATTGTGCAAGCTGAAGGCCCATCAGGACCTAACAGAGACTACCTTTTCCAACTTGAAAAGGCTCTTCTTGAGTTTG GATGCAAAGACGAGCACGTAATTAATATTGCAAATGAAGTCAGACGCATTGTTTCAGAGTTGGAGCAGCTTTCTACCCAATCTAAATCCTAA